From a single Fulvivirga ulvae genomic region:
- a CDS encoding ATP-binding cassette domain-containing protein has product MAYSMQNTLLYVENLSVAYGEKTVIKDINFVEKDVVRKDNVTGQVIAVVGRSGRGKSTLFRALTGLIKPTTGKILIADTTTDSENDAKEVEEGDIGFVDQRYTLFRNKTVYQSLMFALRLKENMTKEQKHDKIMTYLSEWGLIKVKDQYPCELSGGQRQRTAIIEQIFCSGHYMVLDEPFSGLDVGNIEDVKNAFSLITSMHEFNTIIYSTHDIELAVELADSIYVIGYPTIEGKHAEYGTIVKHIDMKELNLAWKDFGMDHIEVVKQIKAVMMQS; this is encoded by the coding sequence ATGGCGTATAGCATGCAAAACACTTTACTGTATGTTGAAAACCTCAGCGTAGCATATGGTGAGAAAACGGTTATAAAAGATATAAACTTTGTTGAGAAAGATGTAGTCAGAAAAGATAATGTAACGGGGCAGGTTATTGCAGTGGTAGGACGTTCCGGCAGAGGGAAGTCCACCCTGTTCAGGGCACTTACAGGTCTGATTAAACCCACGACCGGTAAAATACTTATAGCTGATACAACAACAGACTCTGAAAATGATGCTAAAGAAGTTGAGGAAGGTGATATCGGTTTTGTAGATCAGAGATATACCTTGTTTAGAAATAAGACTGTCTACCAGTCGCTTATGTTTGCCCTGAGGTTGAAGGAAAACATGACCAAAGAGCAAAAGCATGATAAAATCATGACCTATCTTTCCGAGTGGGGCCTTATAAAAGTGAAAGACCAATACCCCTGTGAGCTTTCCGGTGGGCAGCGTCAGCGGACAGCGATTATTGAGCAGATATTTTGCTCAGGGCATTACATGGTTTTGGATGAGCCGTTCTCAGGACTTGATGTAGGTAACATTGAAGACGTGAAAAATGCTTTTAGTCTGATCACATCCATGCATGAATTCAATACTATTATTTACTCTACACACGATATAGAGCTGGCAGTGGAGCTTGCCGACAGCATATATGTCATAGGCTACCCGACGATTGAGGGTAAGCATGCTGAATATGGAACCATCGTAAAGCATATTGATATGAAAGAACTCAACCTCGCCTGGAAGGACTTTGGTATGGATCATATTGAAGTAGTGAAACAGATCAAAGCTGTGATGATGCAATCTTAA
- a CDS encoding OmpA family protein, giving the protein MGKILRTSKLTTLSELIIVIVVLGGILSAVYYYSPGLRVSESKQLDQLNLNKEEVDNVTTAEKIPLPDTDLSGEVKDKPLVRIAAYAWNAQSGIIVANGGPKTTEGSLMEKNGVNLEIIRQDWLSELRNMQMKFIEEFDRGEEFPDADKSAFAIMMMGDGAPFYISTMQQALDDKFGKDKYHVQVVGAVGLSYGEDKLIGPPSWKVDPKSMKGALISAVLGDGDWVTAVNYAFANGLKVNPDVSTYDPEAVNFYPSQDDDYIKSAEELIKSQKSGWTVPLKEVKNGKLTGQVINKKIDGCATWTPGDKKVFDEISGVTDIVSTREFNNQMATTVIAVKEWAVKHPEIVSNILKSALTASNQMKQYDEWRVRASEAIAATYDLETPKYWYDMFKGMKGNKNGIEYNMGGSRVFNYADVMQYYGITDGTNRYKAVYNQVSSYLTELNPFGFNESVKRVVPYDEAVNLYFIKNINDIDAGSAYKADYSKTADKVMASGEWNINFDTGSDHISSSSAQTLETIYNLLIQAEDTKLKLEGHTDDTGSAESNYDLSQKRAQSVVNFLRGKGIPQSRFQSVIGKGEDEPIESNSSAAGRAKNRRVVITLLN; this is encoded by the coding sequence ATGGGAAAAATTTTACGAACGTCGAAACTTACAACATTATCAGAACTGATAATTGTAATTGTTGTGCTGGGAGGTATTTTAAGTGCCGTATACTACTATTCTCCCGGGCTTCGGGTAAGTGAATCGAAGCAACTTGACCAGCTTAATCTCAATAAAGAAGAGGTCGACAATGTTACCACCGCAGAAAAAATACCTTTGCCGGATACAGACCTGTCAGGGGAGGTTAAAGATAAACCGCTTGTGAGAATAGCTGCTTATGCCTGGAACGCTCAGTCAGGTATTATTGTAGCCAACGGAGGCCCTAAGACGACCGAGGGCTCTTTGATGGAGAAAAACGGGGTGAACCTCGAAATCATTCGTCAGGACTGGTTATCTGAGCTTCGGAATATGCAGATGAAGTTCATCGAAGAGTTCGACAGAGGAGAGGAATTTCCTGATGCTGATAAGAGTGCATTTGCCATTATGATGATGGGTGACGGTGCTCCCTTTTATATCAGTACGATGCAACAGGCCTTAGATGATAAATTTGGAAAAGACAAATACCATGTACAGGTTGTGGGTGCTGTAGGACTTAGCTATGGTGAAGATAAACTGATAGGGCCCCCCAGCTGGAAAGTTGACCCTAAAAGCATGAAAGGGGCACTTATTTCGGCAGTGCTTGGCGATGGTGACTGGGTAACGGCAGTTAACTATGCATTTGCCAACGGCCTTAAAGTTAACCCCGACGTTAGCACCTATGATCCGGAAGCGGTTAACTTCTATCCATCTCAGGATGATGACTACATCAAATCGGCCGAAGAGCTTATCAAGTCTCAGAAATCAGGCTGGACAGTTCCTTTAAAAGAGGTAAAGAACGGAAAACTTACCGGTCAGGTAATTAACAAAAAAATAGATGGCTGTGCTACATGGACACCAGGTGATAAGAAGGTGTTTGATGAGATAAGCGGTGTAACAGACATTGTTTCTACCCGCGAGTTTAATAACCAGATGGCGACCACTGTTATTGCAGTAAAAGAGTGGGCAGTGAAACACCCTGAGATTGTAAGTAATATTCTGAAGTCAGCTTTGACTGCATCTAACCAGATGAAGCAGTATGATGAGTGGAGAGTGAGGGCTTCTGAAGCCATAGCTGCTACTTATGACCTGGAAACACCAAAGTACTGGTACGATATGTTCAAAGGTATGAAAGGTAATAAAAATGGCATTGAGTACAACATGGGTGGATCAAGAGTATTTAATTACGCAGATGTAATGCAATACTATGGTATTACCGATGGTACCAACAGGTACAAGGCAGTATATAACCAGGTTTCTTCTTACCTCACCGAGTTGAACCCGTTTGGCTTCAATGAGTCCGTAAAAAGAGTGGTACCGTATGATGAGGCCGTTAACCTGTACTTCATAAAGAACATCAATGATATCGATGCTGGATCGGCTTATAAGGCAGATTACTCTAAAACAGCAGACAAAGTAATGGCTTCGGGTGAGTGGAATATCAATTTCGATACAGGTAGTGATCATATTTCATCATCTTCGGCACAAACTCTTGAAACAATCTATAACCTGCTTATTCAGGCTGAGGATACAAAACTGAAGCTGGAAGGGCATACGGATGATACCGGTTCTGCTGAGTCTAATTATGATCTTTCTCAAAAAAGAGCACAGTCCGTGGTTAACTTCCTGAGAGGTAAAGGCATACCACAATCTCGTTTTCAGTCTGTAATAGGAAAGGGAGAGGATGAACCTATAGAAAGTAACTCTAGTGCTGCCGGAAGGGCTAAAAACAGACGTGTGGTTATTACATTGTTGAACTAA
- a CDS encoding AAA family ATPase, translated as MKREDGRVAAPISAEYIKMIAKESKKAYDTCLILEREKDFIAAIPSMTEPQAGNIEYKPQHVLLHDIVGVFNRFAALRPNQEAIPKKAKLILIYLYEQMQGKDLGELYGSARINEMIHSERFENNITLIRETSFFSPAKEMKDEFILPALLLKSRSTYFQSMASFLTRVAALIAKADNKISNKDSELLKGISEKANSPKILIDKASYKEVPENDSLEIVLAELHELIGMQDIKKNVEDLTNFLKVRKMREEKGLKTTNNSLHAVFMGPPGTGKTTVARMLGRIYKHLGYLEKGHLVETDRAGMVAGYVGQTALKADEIIKSATGGVLFIDEAYSLTSGGLNDFGNEAIEILLKRMEDHRGEMVVVVAGYPDEMEIFIQSNPGLQSRFNRYFEFDHFDVDSLLEIFKLNAKKADFILTEDAEAKLMEILERVHEKRHRGFGNARAMRNLFEKIIERQANRIVSIVPITEETLKKLTEEDIPEILKTVKEMVVFDDEEDKEAE; from the coding sequence ATGAAAAGAGAAGATGGCCGAGTAGCCGCGCCAATTTCCGCCGAGTACATTAAGATGATTGCAAAGGAGAGCAAAAAGGCATATGATACATGTCTTATACTTGAGCGTGAAAAGGACTTTATTGCGGCTATACCTTCTATGACAGAGCCACAGGCGGGAAATATTGAGTATAAACCTCAGCATGTTCTCCTCCATGACATAGTCGGTGTTTTTAACCGGTTTGCGGCCCTTCGGCCAAACCAGGAAGCCATACCAAAAAAAGCCAAGCTGATATTGATTTACCTTTACGAGCAAATGCAAGGTAAAGACCTGGGCGAATTATATGGCTCTGCAAGGATCAATGAAATGATACATTCGGAGCGCTTCGAGAATAATATAACGCTTATCCGTGAGACTTCTTTTTTTTCTCCAGCTAAAGAAATGAAAGACGAATTCATCCTGCCAGCTCTGTTATTAAAAAGCAGGAGTACATATTTTCAGTCGATGGCTTCTTTTCTGACCCGGGTAGCTGCATTGATAGCCAAAGCTGACAACAAGATATCCAACAAGGATAGCGAACTACTCAAAGGTATTTCTGAAAAGGCCAATAGCCCTAAGATATTAATAGACAAAGCTTCCTATAAAGAAGTACCTGAAAATGATTCACTGGAAATAGTACTGGCGGAGCTACACGAGCTGATAGGCATGCAGGATATCAAAAAAAATGTGGAAGATCTGACAAACTTCCTGAAGGTCAGGAAAATGAGGGAAGAGAAGGGCTTAAAAACTACCAACAACTCTTTACATGCTGTATTTATGGGACCTCCAGGCACTGGTAAAACCACCGTTGCCCGGATGCTCGGCCGTATTTACAAACACCTCGGGTATCTCGAAAAGGGGCACCTTGTAGAAACAGACCGTGCCGGAATGGTGGCCGGTTATGTAGGGCAGACAGCACTAAAGGCTGATGAAATAATTAAGAGTGCAACAGGAGGTGTGTTGTTTATCGATGAGGCTTACTCCCTTACCTCCGGCGGACTAAATGATTTTGGCAATGAGGCTATAGAAATACTTCTAAAGAGAATGGAAGACCATCGCGGGGAAATGGTTGTGGTAGTAGCGGGATACCCTGACGAGATGGAAATCTTTATTCAGTCAAACCCGGGGCTTCAGTCGAGGTTTAACCGCTACTTTGAATTTGATCATTTTGATGTTGACTCCCTGCTGGAAATATTTAAATTAAATGCTAAAAAGGCTGATTTTATACTTACGGAAGATGCTGAGGCTAAGCTGATGGAAATATTGGAGCGGGTGCATGAAAAGAGACACCGGGGATTTGGAAATGCCCGCGCCATGAGAAACCTGTTTGAGAAGATCATCGAGAGGCAGGCCAACAGGATTGTTTCTATAGTGCCCATTACAGAGGAGACCTTAAAAAAACTGACAGAAGAAGATATCCCTGAAATCCTTAAAACAGTGAAAGAAATGGTCGTATTTGATGATGAAGAGGACAAGGAAGCGGAATAA
- a CDS encoding sensor histidine kinase, whose product MKTTALIYSGTEELLQGNVYFNLKEILLYIFHRYVYRTIYRFTILLTFVFKPGSKRNRVTIKNEMPWFNYCIASMDKTIDNISTFNNTSNHQKMEYLNLRQMTDAIVRKRKRIADMIGVEIEVSIKNEHFIYVNKELLEVVIRNILDNAIQYSDDKKRKRIIYLSAVESWEHLYISIKDNGIGIPDKELNKIFRMFYKVVPTSPGLGAGLFLARKAIEKLNGSIDVISSAGLGSEFQIYLPSAFSVLQSRRKIYMQKGNK is encoded by the coding sequence ATGAAAACTACGGCTTTAATCTATTCAGGAACTGAAGAACTTCTTCAGGGAAATGTATACTTCAATTTAAAGGAAATTCTGCTTTATATTTTCCATCGGTATGTTTACCGTACTATATACCGTTTTACGATACTGCTAACCTTTGTTTTCAAACCAGGAAGCAAACGCAACCGGGTTACCATAAAAAATGAAATGCCCTGGTTTAATTATTGTATTGCATCTATGGACAAAACTATAGACAATATCAGCACCTTTAATAATACTTCAAACCACCAGAAAATGGAATACCTTAATTTACGTCAGATGACAGATGCAATAGTCAGAAAGAGAAAACGAATTGCGGACATGATAGGGGTTGAGATTGAGGTGTCCATTAAAAATGAACACTTTATCTATGTCAATAAAGAGCTTTTGGAGGTGGTTATCAGGAATATCCTTGATAATGCTATCCAGTATTCAGATGATAAAAAGCGAAAAAGGATTATTTACCTGAGCGCTGTCGAAAGCTGGGAGCATTTATACATCAGTATAAAAGACAATGGCATTGGTATCCCTGATAAAGAGTTAAATAAGATATTCAGAATGTTTTATAAAGTGGTTCCCACGTCCCCGGGTCTTGGGGCAGGGCTGTTTCTTGCCAGGAAGGCTATTGAAAAACTTAATGGCAGTATTGACGTGATCTCTTCCGCAGGGCTGGGGTCAGAGTTTCAAATCTACTTACCCTCGGCATTTTCCGTGCTACAATCCAGAAGGAAAATTTATATGCAAAAAGGCAACAAATAG
- a CDS encoding S8 family peptidase → MKNHLIIWTEQDKRMDEFPYWGDIIHKQSPQAEKFLPEVSGLFRKYNLPVLYSKEYKPQYRAWTPEEVKSGLANIYRVILKEDKGIPESLIEEIKLIPYVKKVRPVDIGIADLPPVASSMGLAMFDPAAQIYIKQAHAFTTGNPEIKIAVLDTGVDTKHEEISDVLLPGMDFVNILDGAEKFVGDYLGYDTDPYDDVGHGTHVCGILSARGLKMAKGIAPSCKVIPVRVLGALKSGNGVVGAGLIDNINNGIKWAVDQKVDVINMSLGIKHEGGGLPHAEVIDYALRKGVTIVAASGNDGRQDRYYPGALKGVIAVGAVDQQSQMAAFSTYGSHVSFVAPGANIISSYPNNKYSMSSGTSQASPYVTGAVALLKSFALKYGRELKDNQVKYILKNTADRFDGALKNVKSGYGLINLLDAFKLLKYKLSI, encoded by the coding sequence ATGAAAAACCACCTTATCATATGGACAGAGCAAGATAAGCGGATGGACGAATTCCCCTATTGGGGTGATATTATTCATAAACAATCTCCGCAGGCTGAAAAGTTTTTGCCGGAAGTCTCCGGACTCTTCAGGAAATACAATTTACCGGTGCTCTATAGTAAGGAATATAAGCCTCAATACAGGGCATGGACACCTGAAGAAGTTAAGAGTGGCCTTGCCAATATCTACCGGGTAATACTGAAGGAAGATAAAGGCATACCAGAATCCCTGATTGAGGAAATAAAGCTTATCCCTTATGTAAAGAAAGTGAGGCCCGTGGATATCGGCATAGCTGACCTGCCGCCCGTAGCTTCTTCTATGGGACTGGCCATGTTTGACCCGGCGGCGCAGATCTACATTAAACAGGCTCATGCTTTTACTACAGGAAACCCCGAGATAAAAATAGCTGTACTTGATACCGGGGTTGACACAAAGCACGAGGAAATTTCAGACGTGCTATTGCCCGGAATGGATTTCGTAAATATTCTGGATGGAGCGGAGAAGTTTGTAGGTGACTACCTGGGATACGATACAGACCCATACGACGACGTGGGACATGGCACCCATGTATGCGGAATATTATCAGCCAGAGGGCTGAAAATGGCTAAAGGTATTGCTCCATCATGTAAAGTAATACCCGTAAGAGTACTGGGCGCCCTTAAATCGGGTAATGGAGTGGTTGGGGCCGGACTGATAGACAACATTAATAATGGTATTAAATGGGCTGTTGACCAAAAAGTGGATGTTATTAATATGAGTCTTGGGATCAAACATGAAGGGGGTGGTCTGCCACATGCAGAAGTGATAGACTATGCTTTGCGCAAAGGTGTGACAATTGTTGCAGCATCCGGAAACGATGGCAGGCAGGACCGCTATTATCCGGGAGCATTAAAGGGTGTAATAGCAGTGGGTGCAGTAGATCAACAAAGTCAAATGGCGGCATTCTCCACCTATGGTTCCCATGTGTCCTTTGTGGCCCCCGGAGCTAACATCATCAGCTCTTATCCAAATAATAAATATTCAATGTCATCAGGCACATCACAGGCTTCGCCGTATGTAACGGGTGCTGTGGCACTGCTTAAGTCATTCGCATTGAAGTATGGCAGAGAGCTCAAGGATAACCAGGTAAAATATATCCTGAAAAATACGGCTGACAGATTTGACGGAGCCCTGAAAAATGTGAAAAGCGGCTATGGTCTGATCAACCTTCTGGATGCTTTTAAACTGCTAAAATATAAACTAAGTATTTAA
- a CDS encoding outer membrane beta-barrel protein: MKNSFKLLAILMAGAVSIVKGQDSLKNNQLTISSYVDAYSATHNTQSPQQDFQPYTAVGARDNSLGVNIAQIGLNFENDHIRSEVIFHAGDIPLATWSSDYQYLQAANVGMKLSEGLWLDAGFFSTHLGTESFLPKNNNLSSIAVLTYNEPFYQSGAKLSWDVSETWYVEGWVLNGYHSFVDNNDSKSVGVLVNYNISDNTSITYTNLYGRENDDDFPLKQRRFYQNVYLDQNWNDQVFLTIGLDYATQTNSDIDNIEDPAGLFGGLITARYQFSPKWSVTGRGELINDESGFVTGLIPDTDGGQKGLELFGVTMGTEYRPVEQAYLRAEFRYLEAKDNLELFFDGEPTNSRVEFLITLGFEMEKVFGF, from the coding sequence GTGAAAAACTCTTTTAAGCTGCTGGCTATTTTGATGGCAGGTGCGGTTTCTATTGTAAAAGGGCAGGATAGCCTTAAAAATAACCAATTGACTATCAGTAGCTATGTAGATGCATATTCTGCAACTCATAATACCCAGTCGCCTCAGCAAGACTTTCAGCCTTATACCGCTGTTGGTGCACGCGACAATTCATTGGGAGTAAACATAGCTCAGATAGGTCTTAATTTTGAAAATGATCATATCCGCAGTGAGGTTATCTTTCATGCCGGCGATATACCGCTGGCAACGTGGAGCAGTGATTATCAATATTTGCAGGCTGCCAATGTGGGCATGAAACTTAGCGAAGGCCTCTGGCTTGATGCCGGTTTTTTCTCTACTCACCTTGGTACAGAAAGTTTCCTTCCCAAAAATAATAACCTTAGTTCAATTGCTGTATTAACTTACAACGAGCCTTTTTATCAATCGGGAGCTAAACTAAGCTGGGATGTTTCTGAAACATGGTACGTAGAAGGCTGGGTACTTAACGGGTATCATAGCTTTGTTGATAACAACGACTCCAAATCTGTTGGGGTACTTGTAAATTATAATATTTCAGATAATACGTCCATTACATATACCAACCTGTATGGGCGTGAAAATGATGATGATTTTCCCCTGAAACAACGAAGGTTCTATCAAAACGTTTACCTTGACCAGAATTGGAATGACCAGGTGTTTTTAACCATAGGCCTGGATTATGCTACTCAAACCAACTCAGATATCGATAATATTGAAGATCCCGCTGGCTTATTTGGTGGTCTCATTACAGCCCGTTACCAGTTCAGTCCTAAATGGTCAGTAACAGGAAGAGGAGAACTGATCAATGATGAAAGTGGCTTTGTAACCGGTTTGATACCTGATACTGACGGGGGGCAAAAGGGACTGGAACTGTTCGGCGTAACTATGGGTACAGAATACAGGCCGGTTGAGCAGGCTTATCTCCGGGCCGAATTCCGTTACCTTGAGGCAAAAGATAACCTTGAACTCTTCTTCGACGGCGAGCCTACTAATAGCAGGGTAGAGTTTCTGATAACTTTGGGATTTGAAATGGAAAAGGTGTTTGGGTTTTGA
- a CDS encoding OmpH family outer membrane protein, translating into MANDKFNWKSLFINEEEPKESKPEKEESRVRTQPQSNSSQESSKSGTKFPEHAPKSDSVDKSILDTIVEMYEAGFDSLNRPGYDFYEFFKAIKAVGSNEPQVYKMALTMAQGVDNKVNKDTLLTQANFYINEIEKVHKQYQAQGNTKKTELQNTQATQKENLTTEITALEKQLMEIQNKISARRNELQSLDANLMAEVEEIDQKIIANDKARTKILETITTVVDGIKNHI; encoded by the coding sequence ATGGCTAACGACAAATTTAACTGGAAAAGTCTCTTCATCAATGAAGAAGAACCTAAGGAAAGCAAACCTGAAAAAGAAGAATCAAGAGTGCGGACTCAACCCCAGTCGAATTCTTCACAGGAATCCAGTAAATCAGGCACAAAATTCCCGGAGCATGCCCCTAAGAGTGATTCTGTCGACAAAAGCATTCTTGACACAATAGTAGAGATGTACGAGGCAGGTTTTGATTCATTAAACAGGCCAGGCTACGACTTCTATGAATTTTTCAAGGCCATCAAAGCCGTGGGATCCAATGAACCGCAGGTCTATAAGATGGCATTAACCATGGCTCAGGGTGTTGATAACAAAGTAAATAAGGATACGCTGCTTACACAGGCAAATTTCTATATTAATGAAATAGAGAAAGTGCATAAGCAATACCAGGCTCAGGGAAATACAAAGAAAACCGAGTTGCAAAATACACAGGCTACCCAGAAAGAAAACCTGACGACGGAGATCACTGCATTGGAAAAACAACTGATGGAAATCCAGAATAAGATCAGCGCAAGGAGAAATGAACTGCAGTCTCTTGATGCCAACCTCATGGCAGAGGTTGAGGAAATAGATCAGAAGATCATTGCAAACGACAAGGCCAGAACAAAGATTCTGGAAACAATTACTACCGTGGTAGATGGCATTAAAAATCACATATAA
- a CDS encoding ABC transporter permease translates to MKEIFKPFEKVGRNSQLLIVASWVIAVLAFWFISSMGERHLFPSPKQVLTGFTELYNEGLVVHIGSSLWLCLVAIIIAVTISLILTYLSTIPLVTPIANALSKLRYLPLTGITFYLAILISDARTMQVWVLVVFMSTYLTTSLLSMVSAIAQEEFDHARSLQCNRWEVLWEVVVKGRIDYVIEVIRQNLAIVWMMLVTVESILVAAGGLGFLIKNSDKFMNHGRIIALQIVILVVGLSIDFILNYLRKTFFRYSKI, encoded by the coding sequence ATGAAGGAAATTTTCAAACCATTTGAGAAGGTTGGCAGGAATAGCCAGCTTTTAATAGTTGCCTCGTGGGTAATAGCTGTTTTAGCATTCTGGTTCATTTCAAGTATGGGAGAGAGGCATCTGTTCCCTTCCCCGAAGCAGGTTTTGACAGGATTTACAGAGCTATATAACGAAGGGCTGGTAGTACACATCGGGAGCTCTCTGTGGCTTTGTTTGGTAGCCATTATCATAGCGGTTACCATTTCATTGATCCTCACCTATTTATCAACCATCCCGTTGGTAACCCCCATAGCCAATGCTTTGAGTAAATTGAGGTATTTGCCACTTACAGGTATCACATTTTACCTGGCCATCCTTATCAGTGATGCCAGAACCATGCAGGTATGGGTACTGGTAGTGTTTATGAGCACATACCTTACTACTTCACTTTTGAGCATGGTGAGTGCCATAGCGCAGGAAGAATTTGACCACGCCCGTTCATTGCAATGCAACCGGTGGGAAGTGCTCTGGGAAGTAGTAGTTAAGGGAAGGATCGATTATGTTATTGAAGTGATCAGGCAAAACCTTGCTATTGTATGGATGATGCTGGTGACCGTGGAGTCTATACTGGTGGCAGCCGGCGGGCTTGGGTTTTTGATCAAAAACTCTGACAAGTTTATGAACCATGGCCGTATTATCGCCTTGCAAATCGTAATACTGGTAGTAGGTCTTTCCATTGACTTCATACTCAACTACCTCAGGAAAACATTTTTCAGATATTCTAAAATATAA